One window of the Clupea harengus chromosome 20, Ch_v2.0.2, whole genome shotgun sequence genome contains the following:
- the LOC105893025 gene encoding myocardial zonula adherens protein isoform X1, with amino-acid sequence MSATRGNMLRSGTPSSVTTVADVPEHQNERITQRLRLTLHPGGSPNGQRDTRGKTTQTNDKAVNGTWKRNGFIRERPAGRESPVDKEEHHGGLSNGTSREAGLASGPKVYGVVQSNGDTQEQEVMAREWPVNHLRDEMKYFREVRDSLEKVREKMYGQFGGMQQSVEKLSREIKAANSHRRNLESEVRVRTAALDNFDQMNSNLISANIGLQKTLLESCHDRVGTREALRSVRGSQERAEERLREKERQLAAAQDENRTLKRQVEVSQEASAQALKDMSAKLQQQYDQRLQEEQRKHREEIEALQAQIDVYVKRIEELEKNARIAEAKIAEREQRVSELERLMDCMGVEKNQLMQKLRDTEHRLQQLDQVDHREPTVTKRAEQLQEEVSELRERIKHLNDMVFCQQRKVKGMIEEVEQLRSKVAQKDMFISELLDRLAIVECESNELEDKLKYFMSVQNTSEKDKPHSRDIGVACDFPVARSDPPPPPPPQQEFQPLQSYTPRPAPLPRPAWTGPLASSSRLSNSLLRFSPGQYSHYLHNSPSILRDETDSSTLSRSSTGVQTSSTVSPSPEDPPSFSYSPIARTAPSQVYTPFMKLMEISSKLNIE; translated from the exons ATGAGCGCCACTAGAGGAAACATGTTGCGCTCAGGGACTCCCAGCTCCGTTACCACGGTCGCAGACGTTCCGGAACATCAGAATGAG aggattACCCAGCGGCTCAGACTGACCCTGCATCCTGGAGGATCCCCCAATGGGCAGAGAGACACCAGGggcaaaacaacacagaca AACGATAAAGCAGTTAATGGCACCTGGAAGAGGAATGGCTTCATCCGGGAACGGCCAGCAGGGAGGGAGTCACCAGTGGACAAGGAggag CACCACGGAGGGCTGTCCAATGGGACATCTCGGGAGGCGGGGCTTGCGTCCGGGCCCAAGGTGTATGGGGTGGTTCAGAGTAACGGCGACACCCAGGAGCAGGAAGTGATGGCGCGAGAGTGGCCTGTCAATCACCTACGGGACGAGATGAAGTACTTCAGAGAG GTGCGTGACTCACTGGAGAAGGTGAGGGAGAAGATGTACGGGCAGTTCGGAGGGATGCAGCAGTCTGTGGAGAAGCTTTCCAGAGAGATCAAG GCTGCTAACTCACACAGGCGTAATCTGGAGTCGGAGGTGCGGGTACGAACAGCAGCACTGGACAACTTTGACCAGATGAACAGCAACCTCATCTCTGCAAACATCGGCCTGCAG aaAACTCTCCTGGAGAGCTGTCATGACCGCGTTGGCACTCGCGAGGCGTTGAGAAGTGTGAGGGGCTCACAGGAGAGAGCtgaagaaagactgagagagaaagaacgccAGCTAGCTGCAGCTCAGGATGAGAACCGCACACTCAAAcgccag gtggaGGTGTCTCAGGAGGCCAGTGCACAGGCTCTGAAGGACATGAGCGCTAAACTGCAGCAGCAGTATGATCAACGCCTGCAGGAGGAACAAcgcaaacacagagaggagatCGAGGCCCTACag GCTCAGATAGATGTCTATGTGAAACGCattgaggagctggagaagaatgCCAGGATTGCTGAGGCCAAGATcgcagagagggagcagagggtcAGCGAGTTAGAGCGACTAATGGACTGCATGGGGGTG GAGAAGAACCAGCTGATGCAGAAACTGAGGGACACTGAGCACCGTCTGCAGCAGCTGGACCAGGTGGACCACAGAGAACCCACCGTCACCAAGAG AGCGGagcagctgcaggaggaggtgtCTGAGCTGAGGGAGAGGATCAAACACCTGAATGACATGGTCTTCTGCCAACAACGCAAAGTCAAGGGCATGATTGAGGAg gTTGAACAGCTACGGTCTAAAGTGGCTCAGAAGGACATGTTTATTTCTGAGTTGCTGGACCGGCTTGCCATTGTGGAGTGTGAG AGTAATGAGCTAGAAGACAAGCTCAAGTATTTTATGTCTGTACAGAACACGTCTGAGAAAGACAAACCTCATAGCAGAGACATTGGAGTGGCCTGTGACTTCCCTGTAGCAAG atcagaccccccaccccctcccccaccacagcaAGAGTTCCAGCCGCTGCAGTCCTACACCCCCAgacccgcccccctccccagacCTGCCTGGACCGGGCCGTTAGCCTCCAGCAGCCGATTGAGCAACTCCCTGCTCCGCTTCTCCCCGGGCCAGTACAGTCACTACCTCCAtaactctccctccatcctccgaGATGAGACCGACTCCTCCACCTTATCCCGCTCCTCGACCGGCGTCCAGACCTCCTCGACGGTCTCCCCCAGCCCTGAGgaccccccctctttctcctacTCCCCCATAGCCAGGACTGCCCCCTCCCAAGTATACACACCTTTCATGAAACTCATGGAGATCTCATCCAAGCTCAACATTGAGTAG
- the LOC105893025 gene encoding myocardial zonula adherens protein isoform X2 codes for MAREWPVNHLRDEMKYFREVRDSLEKVREKMYGQFGGMQQSVEKLSREIKAANSHRRNLESEVRVRTAALDNFDQMNSNLISANIGLQKTLLESCHDRVGTREALRSVRGSQERAEERLREKERQLAAAQDENRTLKRQVEVSQEASAQALKDMSAKLQQQYDQRLQEEQRKHREEIEALQAQIDVYVKRIEELEKNARIAEAKIAEREQRVSELERLMDCMGVEKNQLMQKLRDTEHRLQQLDQVDHREPTVTKRAEQLQEEVSELRERIKHLNDMVFCQQRKVKGMIEEVEQLRSKVAQKDMFISELLDRLAIVECESNELEDKLKYFMSVQNTSEKDKPHSRDIGVACDFPVARSDPPPPPPPQQEFQPLQSYTPRPAPLPRPAWTGPLASSSRLSNSLLRFSPGQYSHYLHNSPSILRDETDSSTLSRSSTGVQTSSTVSPSPEDPPSFSYSPIARTAPSQVYTPFMKLMEISSKLNIE; via the exons ATGGCGCGAGAGTGGCCTGTCAATCACCTACGGGACGAGATGAAGTACTTCAGAGAG GTGCGTGACTCACTGGAGAAGGTGAGGGAGAAGATGTACGGGCAGTTCGGAGGGATGCAGCAGTCTGTGGAGAAGCTTTCCAGAGAGATCAAG GCTGCTAACTCACACAGGCGTAATCTGGAGTCGGAGGTGCGGGTACGAACAGCAGCACTGGACAACTTTGACCAGATGAACAGCAACCTCATCTCTGCAAACATCGGCCTGCAG aaAACTCTCCTGGAGAGCTGTCATGACCGCGTTGGCACTCGCGAGGCGTTGAGAAGTGTGAGGGGCTCACAGGAGAGAGCtgaagaaagactgagagagaaagaacgccAGCTAGCTGCAGCTCAGGATGAGAACCGCACACTCAAAcgccag gtggaGGTGTCTCAGGAGGCCAGTGCACAGGCTCTGAAGGACATGAGCGCTAAACTGCAGCAGCAGTATGATCAACGCCTGCAGGAGGAACAAcgcaaacacagagaggagatCGAGGCCCTACag GCTCAGATAGATGTCTATGTGAAACGCattgaggagctggagaagaatgCCAGGATTGCTGAGGCCAAGATcgcagagagggagcagagggtcAGCGAGTTAGAGCGACTAATGGACTGCATGGGGGTG GAGAAGAACCAGCTGATGCAGAAACTGAGGGACACTGAGCACCGTCTGCAGCAGCTGGACCAGGTGGACCACAGAGAACCCACCGTCACCAAGAG AGCGGagcagctgcaggaggaggtgtCTGAGCTGAGGGAGAGGATCAAACACCTGAATGACATGGTCTTCTGCCAACAACGCAAAGTCAAGGGCATGATTGAGGAg gTTGAACAGCTACGGTCTAAAGTGGCTCAGAAGGACATGTTTATTTCTGAGTTGCTGGACCGGCTTGCCATTGTGGAGTGTGAG AGTAATGAGCTAGAAGACAAGCTCAAGTATTTTATGTCTGTACAGAACACGTCTGAGAAAGACAAACCTCATAGCAGAGACATTGGAGTGGCCTGTGACTTCCCTGTAGCAAG atcagaccccccaccccctcccccaccacagcaAGAGTTCCAGCCGCTGCAGTCCTACACCCCCAgacccgcccccctccccagacCTGCCTGGACCGGGCCGTTAGCCTCCAGCAGCCGATTGAGCAACTCCCTGCTCCGCTTCTCCCCGGGCCAGTACAGTCACTACCTCCAtaactctccctccatcctccgaGATGAGACCGACTCCTCCACCTTATCCCGCTCCTCGACCGGCGTCCAGACCTCCTCGACGGTCTCCCCCAGCCCTGAGgaccccccctctttctcctacTCCCCCATAGCCAGGACTGCCCCCTCCCAAGTATACACACCTTTCATGAAACTCATGGAGATCTCATCCAAGCTCAACATTGAGTAG